In a single window of the Elaeis guineensis isolate ETL-2024a chromosome 4, EG11, whole genome shotgun sequence genome:
- the LOC105043549 gene encoding copper chaperone for superoxide dismutase, chloroplastic-like, producing the protein MTVLGGYECEGCVSAAKGVKGVDVDSTNQVARFIGSLPVEITVDAREQTGRNARLIRQENPNVLAAVAEFKSPIILGVVCLVHVNMELAKTEGSFSGLSSGKHGWAIMNLEI; encoded by the exons ACAGTTCTTGGTGGATATGAATGTGAAGGCTGTGTTTCAGCAGCAAAAG GAGTAAAAGGTGTTGATGTTGATTCGACTAATCAAGTTGCAAGATTTATTGGATCCCTCCCTGTGGAGATCACGGTAGATGCTCGGGAGCAGACAGGTCGAAATGCCAGATTGATTAGACAAGAGAATCCTAATG TTTTGGCAGCTGTGGCTGAGTTCAAAAGTCCTATAATACTTGGTGTTGTATGCTTGGTTCATGTGAACATGGAATTAGCCAAAACTGAGGGCAGCTTTAGTGGTTTGTCATCTGGTAAGCATGGGTGGGCCATAATGAATTTGGAGATTTGA
- the LOC105043369 gene encoding subtilisin-like protease SBT1.3: MARRSIPTTRWLSLCLAALHLTLSLCTTTPPKPLPRTYIIHMAKSEMPQSFTHHLQWYASTIKSVTTSSKPEAVAEDEEDPAERIIYSYETAFHGFAAKLTEDEAEMLQSIPGVAAVLPETVYQLHTTRSPGFLGITGKRNRIWSAALSDHDVIVGILDTGIWPESPSFSDRGMTPVPPRWKGGCEIGRGFTAKNCNQKIVGARIFYRGYEEASGAIDEKSEFKSPRDQDGHGTHTAATVAGAPVRGANLLGYARGTARGMAPRARVAVYKVCWTGGCFSSDILAAVDRAVADGVDVLSISLGGGVSSYYRDSLSVAAFGAMEKGVFVACSAGNGGPDPISLTNVSPWIATVGASTMDRDFPATVRLGNGMNLTGVSLYKGRRNLSPRRQYPLVYMGGNTSIPDQKSLCLEGTLDPHVVAGKIVICDRGINPRVQKGQVVKGARGVGMILANTAANGEELVADSHLLPAVAVGEAAGNVIKQYSKIGSHPTTATMAFEGTKVGIRPSPVVAAFSSRGPNILTLEILKPDIVAPGVNILAAWSGDASPSSLLADHRRVKFNILSGTSMSCPHVGGVAALLKASHPDWSPAAIKSALMTTAYTHDNTFRPLKDAATGAPSNPYDHGAGHIRPAKAVDPGLIYDISPDDYFEFLCTQKLTPSQLKVFTKSSNRTCKQRLASPGDLNYPAISAVFREQPAPVLTLHRTVTNVGPPVSTYHVKVTPFRGVDVAVEPKTLHFTHQNQKLSYKVTFRTKSPQPIPDLGALIWSDGIHLVRSPVVITWLAPL; encoded by the coding sequence ATGGCCAGAAGAAGCATACCAACAACCAGATGGCTATCCCTCTGCCTAGCAGCACTCCATCTAACCCTCTCTCTTTGCACCACCACGCCGCCCAAGCCTCTTCCCAGGACATACATCATCCACATGGCCAAGTCCGAGATGCCGCAATCCTTCACTCATCATCTCCAATGGTACGCCTCTACCATCAAGTCTGTAACAACTTCCTCCAAGCCAGAAGCGGTAGCAGAAGACGAAGAAGACCCAGCTGAAAGGATTATCTACAGCTACGAAACCGCCTTTCACGGCTTTGCCGCGAAGCTCACCGAAGATGAAGCCGAGATGCTGCAGAGCATCCCCGGCGTGGCCGCCGTGCTCCCGGAGACAGTCTACCAACTCCACACAACGAGGAGCCCCGGATTTCTCGGCATCACCGGCAAAAGAAACCGCATCTGGTCGGCAGCCCTCTCCGATCACGACGTCATCGTCGGCATCCTGGACACCGGAATCTGGCCCGAAAGCCCGAGTTTCAGCGACAGGGGCATGACCCCCGTTCCACCCCGATGGAAAGGCGGCTGCGAGATCGGTCGAGGATTCACCGCAAAGAACTGCAACCAAAAAATCGTCGGCGCCCGGATATTTTACCGGGGCTACGAGGAGGCCTCGGGGGCCATCGACGAGAAGAGCGAGTTCAAGTCCCCCAGGGACCAGGACGGGCACGGGACCCACACGGCCGCCACGGTCGCGGGCGCGCCCGTGCGGGGCGCCAACCTCCTGGGCTACGCCCGGGGCACCGCGCGCGGGATGGCGCCGCGCGCGCGGGTGGCGGTCTACAAGGTGTGCTGGACCGGCGGGTGCTTCAGCTCCGACATCCTGGCCGCCGTCGATCGGGCAGTGGCCGACGGCGTGGACGTCCTCTCCATCTCCCTCGGCGGCGGGGTCTCCAGCTACTACCGCGATAGCCTCTCGGTGGCTGCCTTCGGGGCCATGGAGAAGGGGGTCTTCGTCGCTTGCTCGGCTGGAAACGGCGGGCCGGATCCCATCAGCCTCACCAATGTCTCCCCCTGGATCGCCACGGTGGGGGCCAGCACCATGGATAGAGACTTCCCGGCTACCGTTAGGCTGGGAAACGGGATGAATTTAACCGGTGTGTCGCTCTACAAGGGCCGGAGGAATCTCTCCCCGCGGCGGCAGTATCCTTTGGTTTATATGGGCGGCAATACTAGCATTCCGGATCAGAAGTCCCTTTGTCTGGAGGGGACCTTGGATCCACACGTAGTGGCTGGAAAGATCGTGATATGTGACCGTGGAATCAACCCACGAGTGCAGAAGGGCCAGGTGGTGAAGGGCGCCAGGGGAGTGGGTATGATACTGGCAAACACCGCTGCTAACGGTGAGGAGCTCGTAGCTGATAGCCACCTCTTGCCGGCTGTTGCCGTCGGAGAGGCTGCTGGAAATGTGATCAAGCAGTATAGCAAGATTGGCTCCCATCCCACCACCGCGACTATGGCATTCGAGGGGACCAAGGTTGGAATCCGGCCGTCGCCGGTGGTGGCGGCGTTCTCTTCCAGAGGGCCGAATATCCTCACCCTGGAAATCCTCAAGCCGGATATCGTAGCGCCGGGTGTGAACATTCTTGCCGCGTGGAGTGGTGATGCCAGCCCGTCGAGCTTGCTTGCCGATCACCGGCGAGTCAAGTTCAACATCCTATCCGGGACCTCGATGTCGTGCCCGCATGTCGGAGGGGTCGCTGCACTGCTCAAGGCCAGCCACCCCGATTGGAGCCCAGCTGCCATAAAATCAGCTCTCATGACCACTGCCTATACCCATGACAACACTTTCAGACCTCTCAAGGATGCCGCAACTGGTGCGCCGTCGAACCCCTATGATCATGGCGCCGGCCACATACGTCCAGCCAAGGCCGTAGACCCTGGCTTGATCTACGACATCAGCCCGGATGACTACTTCGAATTTCTCTGCACTCAGAAATTGACGCCATCGCAGCTCAAAGTCTTTACAAAGTCCTCAAATCGGACCTGCAAGCAGAGACTAGCATCTCCAGGGGATCTCAATTACCCAGCCATATCAGCTGTCTTTAGAGAGCAACCGGCTCCTGTGTTAACACTGCACAGAACTGTCACAAACGTTGGCCCTCCAGTTTCCACGTACCATGTCAAGGTTACACCATTCCGGGGTGTGGATGTGGCGGTAGAGCCGAAGACGCTACACTTCACTCACCAGAACCAGAAGCTATCTTACAAGGTTACCTTCAGAACCAAATCGCCCCAGCCAATTCCTGATTTGGGAGCCCTGATATGGAGTGACGGTATTCATTTGGTCCGGAGCCCGGTTGTAATAACATGGCTGGCACCGCTGTAA